Genomic segment of Eleutherodactylus coqui strain aEleCoq1 chromosome 1, aEleCoq1.hap1, whole genome shotgun sequence:
TCCACCCGGCCCACCAtggcgggcggggaggggggggggcggggggaggccaGACGCACCTCCGACAACATGTACAACATATTAACAGGCCAACTCCCTGAGTGGCCACCAGAGGGGCCATGGCGGGGCCAGGCCGTCACGGGGGGCGAAAAGCTCCAGCGCGGGACCAAGCCACAGCCCGTCACGGTAATCCAGACAGGGGGAGCCTCATTTTTGAGATTTGACGTTAACCGCCGCTAACACACTATTGCATAATCTTGTATTATTAAGTCTCTGGATAGGTATTACAAATGCAGAGTATATAAGCAGGTGATAGTGCGTGATGGTACTTATCGACAGAAGATCGAGTCCTTTTTTCCAGCTGCGTCTTCACTCCAAGGCGAGTTTGGACTCGTTGCCGATGTAGTTCGGGCGGGTCCTCTGCTGCAGTGGTGGAATTGGAGGCAAAGAGAGAGAAGGGGAATTGGGGAAGAAAAAAGAGTCAAAGTTAGCTTGTTTAAGCCCCTTGCACATTTGCAGATGGCAGTTCCGAAGATTGTCGGGTTGGCATCCATCAGGTAGGCACATCTTTTACTTCGGCTCTGTCACCGCGTTGTCTCCTACCCATCTTGCGGTGTGGGGGTCTCAGAGAGCCGTGGTTGCTGAAAGTCGAGTCTGGCTCTGGATCTCCTGTTTCTAGGGGATTTGGAGCGTGAGACGGCCTTCCAAGGGGTCTGTTTTTCTGGATTCCTggttccctctctctcccccagagGCATCCATGAGGGAATCTGTATTGGCGCAATTCCCAATACGCTCCAAGCCCTCTCCAGATCAGCTGGTGTGTGTATGGTAACACGTTTTCCGTCTTTTTGGATCGCCAGACCGAACGGGAAAAGCCATGAATACTGCAAGTTCTTGGCTCTAAGTGCCTCAAGAAGGGGTTTTAATTGCCTTCTCTTTGCGAGGGTAGAGGGCGCCAGATCTTGGTATAATTGAATGTTGGCGTCTTGATGTATTATTTGGCCTCTGTCTCTGGAAGCTGTTAATATTGCATGTGTGTCGTTAAAGGACAGTAGTCCACAAATTATGTCTCTCGGTGGATCTCCGGTTCTTGGTTTGGGTCTGATGGCTCTATATATTCtttcaatgataacttgactggCTCGCTCTTCGCCTAGGAGATCGGTGAATATAGTTGCGGCCATAGTTCTCAGGGATTCAGGTGGGATAGACTCTGGAAGGCCTTTAAGTCTGATATTTCGTCTGCGGCTTCTATTTTCTTGGTCCTCGATTAGGACTAGGGCTCTGTCGATCTGCTCTCTTTGTGTATCTACATGGTCAGTCAAGTCGTTTGTTTGTACGATGAGGTCGGTGCACGTATTCTCCAAATCTTCAAGTCTGTTACCTATTTGGtgaatttctgtttttatttctgtcaGTTCTTTCAGTATAGGATGTAGCGCCAGCGCTAGCGCTTTTTTAAGAAAGTTCTTGGTTATACTTGATCTATGTGCACTGCTTATTTCTGTATCGTTATCGCTGTCTATGTCCGATGCTGATACGTTATCGTCCTCTGCTGCTGGCGGGGGATTTTTCTTGGAGGGTCCCGCGGGGGAGTGGGCGCTACGCTTTTTTAGATAACGCTGTAAATCAGGTTGGTTTTTGGAGTTCATCTGCTGTCCGGGTGTAGAGACTACTTTTTCTTTTGTTGTCTTTACCATCTTGAAAATAGTCAAGAGCTAAGACTTCTGCGTAGGGCACAATTTAGTATGGGTTATTAGAACATGGGTGTTCTACtgtcttcccctttttttttttttttgaagggggggaggGTCTTGAGTCACACTGTTACTCCTTTGGGAGAAGATGAGAAGCACAGTGGGGGGTAGGTGGCTTTTAATAATAGGGGACGTGGGTCACCACTGCAGGGTAGGAGAGTCTGTGCAGGTCAACGCTGTCTATGAGAAGCACTGTGAGTGTTGTACAGTGTGCTCTCTAGTTCAGACTGCCGGCTATGTGTTTGTCTCGGGTCTGTGCTGAAAACCTGCTGTATTTAAGGGTGATCTCTGTCTCCTCCTGGGGAAGGCACCGGCCTCCTTTGCTGTAAACGGAGAGGTGAGCGGGGGCCTCTATCTCTTTAAGAGCCTATGGACGTCAGCCCTGTGTATTCAGTAGGGGTCGGCTTACCGTTCCGTTCCCGCGTCCGTGGCCGTCTCGGAGCTCTCCGGACCTTTTGTTTATCTGCTTATGCTCTATCGGTGTGTGTGGCAGAGCAGGGAGGCTTACTTTGTTGTGCCGTGCGTCCCGGTTGCCTCCGTCTGTCAGCGCGCGAGCCGCGATCTCTTGCGGCCGGAAATTTAGTCCCCGGCTCTGGTTAGTCGGCTAGGCCTCAGCTGCCGCGGCTCTTGTAAGCTTCTGAGGGGTCTCCGCTCCGGTCCCGCCGCTCACAATGTCTCCTGGAGGTCTTCTTCCAATTTGAGGAGCCTTGGGTAAGTGGAGATGGTGTCAGGGAGCCCTGTTTTTTAGGGATTCTCCAGCGAGCTCTCTCTCGGTGCGACTTCTCACTTtggtggttaggccacgccccccaaatCTAAATATTTTTTGACATActggggcacttttactattgaGAATTTGACAGTTTTCAGGCACTAATTATACCAAAAAATCTAACTAACATTTATGAtgcattttagacacttttgaacacttttttcAACATGTCTGATAAAGGGGTGTGGCCTAGGTACACCAAAATTTTAGTTCAATTTGTGGTGTAAACTAGACCGACTAATGAGTGGTAAAAAGTTAGTCTACACAGTCTAAACATTTAGCAGAATTCTTATCCAGCacagctactgtgataaatctggcacatttaaaGACTCTGTAGTCTAAACTTGCACTGTCTAACAGCATCAGAAAATCCACCCCATTGTCTTTGGTTATGGCATGTACATTATATAAATGGATATAAATATATAAGACAAACAAATATTAAAATCCATAATCTTGATATTTTCTCTTACAGATTTATTTTTCATACAATGGTAATCATCAAAGACGGCAGGCTCTTTCAATTCATATTATTGCTGATTGGTTCTGGAGTCCTCTACGAAATCATCTACCAAAAGAGCTATGCTCCCTACTTGCCGTATATCCTCACAAAAGTCCAAGGTCAAGAGTCCCTAAATGAAAGTATATTTGTAACTCAAGAAAAAGATGCATTTACCTCAAAGAAGACAACCGAACACAAAAAAGTGAATCAAAAAACACTAGAGGACATCCTAAACCATGACAATGGCATCATATTTCTGGAGACTACTGATACAATGCAACCACAACCTTTGGTTTTGTGTGCTATTGAGTCAGCAGCACGTGTCTATCAAGATAGGCCGGTAGTCTTCTTCATGAAAGGATTCAGAGACGTCGATTTAGAAGATAATGAGAAACAAATAAGATATTTTCCAACCCTTTCATCTAGGAAGAACATCTATATTTTCCCCTTGGtaatggatgagattttgaagggCACACCACTTCATTCATGGTATAACAAGGTATCAATGCGCTGGACGAATGCCAAAAAGAAcatctttatttcatttttttaacttaaTACATTCAAAATCCTCTAACATTTCTATTACAAAGCTCTGAGTCCCCTACTTTACCtaacttaaaagggttatcccaccCAAAAAATGTATTGCTTTTCCACAGGGATTCCTAGGGATCACAAGAATAATGCACTCCCAAGTCCTCTGGGTGAATGGACTAGCAGTGCATATGTGTGTCCACAGCACTATTCACTGTCTATGGATATTGTCATGTAAtgtgcttaatagagatgagcgagcaccaaaatgctcgggtgctcgttactcgggacgaaattatcgcgatgctcgagggttcgtttcgagtaacgaaccccattgaagtcaatgggcgacccgagcatttttgtatatcgccgatgctcgctaaggttttcatttgtgaaaatctgggcaattcaagaaagtgatgggaacgacacagcaacggatagggcaggcgaggggctacatgttgggctgcatctcaagttcccaggtcgcactattaagccacaatagcggcaagagtgggcccccccctcccaacaatttttacttctgaaaagccctcattagcaatgcataccttagctaagcaccacactacctccaacaaagcacaatcactgcctgcatgacactccgctgccacttctcctgggttacatgctgaccaaacccccccccgcacgatccagtgtccacagcgcacaccaaactgtccctgcccagccttcagctgccctcatgccatgccacactcatgtctatttataagtgcgtctgccatgaggaggaaccgcaggcacacactgcagagggttggcacggctaggcagcgaccatctttaaaagcggcgatagcccacaatgctgtacagaagcaatgagaaatccaatcctgtgccacctccatctggagctgcacacgtgggcatagcaatggggaacctatgtgccacacactattcattctgtcaaggtgtctgcatgccccagtcagaccgcgtttttttataaatagtcacaggcaggtacaactccgcaatgggaattccgtgtgcacccacagcatgggtagctccctggaacccaccggcggtacataaatatatcccattgcagtgcccatcacagctgaggtaatgtcgtgcttaatgcaggtgggcttcggcccacactgcatgccccagtcagactggggttctttagaagtggacacatgcagttacaactccgtgtggaccgacagcatgggtgggtgccaggaagccaccggcggtacataaatatatcccattgcagtgcgcatcacagctgaggtaatgtcgtgcttaatgcaggtgggcttcggcccacactgcatgccccagtcagactggggttctttagaagtggacacatgcagttacaactccctgtggacccacagcatgggtggctccctggaacccaccggcggtacataaatgtatcccattgcagtgcccatcaccgctgaggtaatgtcatgctcaatgcaggtgggcttcggcccacactgcatgccccagtcagactggggttctttagaagtggacacatgcagttacaactccgtgtggaccgacagcatgggtgggtgccaggaagccaccggcggtacataaatatatcccattgcagtgcccaacagagctgatgtaacgtcagctataatgcaggtgggcaaaaaattaatttgattacactgtaggcgaggaccccccaaaattggtgtaccaacagtattaatgtacctcagaaaaattgcccatgcccaaccaagagggcaggtgaaacccattaatcgctttggttaatgtggcttaattggtagctaggcctggaggcagcccagttaaaataaaaattggttgaggtgaaagtttcaacgctttaatgagcattgaaacgtataaaaattgtttacaaaaattatatgactgagccttgtgggcctaagaaaaattgcccgttcggcatgattatgtgaggtttcaagaggaggagcaggaggaggaggatgaatattatacacagatttatgaagcaaaaaggtccccgtttttgatggtgatagagaacgatgcttccatccgcaggtgcagcctacgtattgcttaggtatcgctgctgtccgctggtgaagaagagaagtctggggaaatccaggctttgttcatcttgatgagtgtaagcctgtcggcactgtcggttgacaggtgggtacgcttatccgtgattcccccagccgcagtaaacaccctctctgacaagacgctagccgcaggacaagcaagcacctccagggcatacagcgcgagttcaggccacgtgtccagcttcgacacccagtagttgtagggggcagaggcgtcaccgaggacagtcgtgcgatcggctacgtactccctcaccatccttttacagtgctcccgccgactcagccttgactggggaccggtgacacagtcttgctggggagccagaaagctggcaaaggccttggataatggtcccctgcctgtgctgtacatgctgcctgatctctgcgcctcccctgctacctagccctcggaactgcgccttcggccactagcgctgtcggatgggaagtttaccatcagtttgtccaccagcgccctgtggtatagcatcattctcgaacccctttcctcttcaggaatgagagtggaaaggttctccttataccgtgggtcgagcagtatgcacacccagtaatccgtagtggccagaatgcgtgtaacgcgagggacacgagaaaggcatcctaacatgaagtcagccatgtgtgccagggtacctgtacgcaacacatggctgtcctcactaggaagatcactttcaggatcctcctcctcttcctcctcctctggccatacaccctgaaaggatgacaggcaagcagcatgtgtaccctcagcagtgggccaagctgtctcttccccctcctcctcatgctcctccccctcctcctcctcctcaacgcgctgagatatatatacatgaaggtgctctgactatccagcaacatacggtcttcccccgcctccgtttccgagtgcaaagcgtctgcctttatgctttgcagggaacttctcaagaggcatagcagaggaatggtgacgctaatgattgcactacgccgcccatgttggagttggtattccgcaatagctctacgctgctcatagagcctggccaacatgtggagtgtagtgttccactgtgtgggcacgtcgcacagcaatcggtgcactggcagatgaaaccgatgttgcagggtccgcagggtggcagcaacCGTCTTGGAgttacggaaatgtgcgctgacccggcgcacctttccgagcaggtatgacaagtgtgggtagcttttcagaaagcgctgaaccaccaaattaaagacatgggccaggcatggcacgtgcgtgaggctgccgagctgcagagccgccaccagcttacggccgttgtcacacacgaccatgcccggttggaggctcagcggcgcaagccagcggtcggtgtgctctgtcagaccctgcagcagttcgtgggccgtgtgcctcttctctcctaagctgagtagtttcagcacggcctgctgacgcttgcccaccgctgtgctgccgtgccgcacgacaccgactgctggcgacgtgctgctgctgacacatcttgattgcgagacagaggttgcgtaggaggaggaggagggtggtttagtggaggaagcatacaccgccgcagataccaccaccgagctgggacacgcaattcggggggtgggtaggacgtgagcggtcccaggctctgactctgtcccagcctccactaaattcacccaatgtgccgtcagggagatatagtggccctgcccgcctgtgcttgtccacgtgtctgttgttaagtggaccttggcagtaaccgcgttggtgagggcgcgtacaatgttgtgggagacgtagtcttgcagggctgggacggcacattgggaaaagtagtggcaactgggaaccgagtagcgcggggccgccgccgccatcatgcttttgaaagcctccgtttccacaagcctatacggcagcatctccaggctgatcaatttggcaatgtgcacgtttaacgcttgagcgtgcgggtgcgtggcggcgtacttgtgctcaaacagtggcgctagcgacgtctggacgctgcgctgagagacattgctggatggggccgaggacagcggaggtgagggtgtgggtgcaggccaggagacggtagtgcctgtgtcctcagaggggggttggatctcagtggcaggttggggcacagggggagaggcagtggtgcaaaccggaggcggtgaacggccttcgtcccaccttgtggggtgcttggccatcatatgcctgcgcatgctggtggtggtggctccccagctgatcttggcgcgacaaaggttgcacaccactgttcgtcggtcgtcaggcgtctctgtgaaaaactgccacaccgtagagcaccttgacctctgcagggtggcatggcgcgagggggcgctttgggaaacagttggtggattattcggtctggccctgcctctacccctagccaccacactggctcggcctgtgcccacaccctgacttgggcctccacgtcctcgcccgcgtccacgtcctataggcctacccctacccatcagcatggtgtattaccagtagtgcagaaacagaacgctgtaattaaatgtgccgcttattggcctgtggttggaggctgacttcgcttatggaacgccaggaaataattttgcgcaagcctgctgtaacacttagctggctgcgtatgaattaggaggactactacacccagcacagacccagaacactgaggacagtcacaggcagcccaaatagatttttttccccaaatgtttttgcaaaggcccactgcctatattcaataaatatatctcttctctctctgcgtcaccgctactggccctggagtatgtcaaataactgcagagtgttggactgtggactggaatacagcggtgatttaacagccaacacagagccaggaaataattttgcgcaagcctgctgtaacacttagctggctgcgtatgaattaggaggactactacacccagcacagacccagaacactgaggacagtcacaggcaggccaaatagatttttttccctaaatgtttttgcaaaggcccactacctatattcaataaatatttcttctgtccctgcctcacaatatatgtgttctgtccctacCTCACAATAtaagtcttctgtccctgcctaaccaccacttctggccctggagtattactgcagggcgcaatgctctgcacggccgatatactaaaaaaaaaaaagtgcaacactgcaaaaagcagcctccacagtactgcacacagttagatgtggccctaagaaggaccgttggggttcttgaagcctaaaatactcctaacgctctccctatagcaactccaccaagacagccctttccctaaactatgtcagaccgcatctgtggcgagccacgggaggggccaatttttatactcgggtgacacctgatctcgccagtcactcactgcaggggggtggtatagggcttgaacgtcgcagggggaagttgtaatgccttccctgtctttctgttggccagaaaagtgcgctaacgtctcagagatgaaagtgaaagtaactcgaacatcgcgtggtactcgtcacgagtaacgagcatctggaacacgctaatactcgaacgagtatcaagctcggacgagtacgttcgctcatctctagtgcttaatcATCTTCCTGAGTCCCAAAGAAGTGAATGGAATGGAGGTCATGCATGTAGACTTCTTTCTTCTGGAAGACTTGGGGGTGCGCCATTCTCATGATCCCTAGAGATCCTGGCAGTCAGAATACCAGTGACACATGGTAAATGTGGATAtgtaaaaaaatgctttttagtaaaataacccctttaaattgcagcTGTACGAGcatcccctagtggcagccaaaAGTTTAGCAAATTTTCAACTCAATTGATCCGTCAAAAGGTCAATGTATTATCTGCAAAATTAAAACGCTCCAGCCCCCCATTCCTccaaaaaaacaactatatttaAAAGTTATAAGAAGTAAGTTTATAAGTAACATTATCATCGGGGTGAACAATCCTTTCTGGTCTGAGGGCTACATTGTCATACTGGACATCTACCAAAAACCACAATACAACTTAAAAGGGTATTTCTATCAGAGACCTTTATAGTATATCAAAAGTTTATGCCTAAATGTCTGATAGGAGCATCTACCACTTCCAAGACTCCCACCAACTGTATCTGGAGAATGGGGAGTCAATTCTCTGCCAATCAGCCCTCCAGATAGAAGGGGACCACCAATGCTGCTCTATCCAGTGTAGATTATAGGTGTTGTTGTAATATCGTAGTGTTTCTTCACTCCCATAAACTACAATAGAGAGATATGCATACATAGACACAATCTAAATTGTTAAAATACAATCTATTGAAGGGTGGTCTAGTGCTAATATTTATATTTGTGTTGTGTTTGTAGAGTAATCCCGAGAAAGAAAGGTACTGGATCCACACTCTTGCCGACAGTTGTAGGTTGGCACTTATCTGGAAATATGGTGGATTGTATATGGACACAGACATCATCACTTTTCGACCTGTCCCATGTAAGAACTTTCTAGCAGGCCAGCATTCTAAGTATTCTAGCAATGGCATCTTTGGATTTTCTTCCAATCATAATTTTACTTGGGCATGTATGGAAAGTTTTGTTCAGAACTATAATGGTGGAGTGTGGGGATTTCAAGGACCCACTCTCTTTACCCGTATTTTAAAACAATTGTGTGATCTACCTGATTTTGAAGACATAAAAGATATCAGTTGTGGAAACATTTCTTTCTTACACCCACGGCGGTTTTACCCTATTGGCTATGGAGGTTGGACACAGTTTTACAAGGTTTGGAACAAATTTCCAACTTTCAATGACTCTTACGCTGTCCACTTATGGAACTACATGAACCAGAAACAGCGCAGAACTATGGTTCCTGGTAGTAATACATTGGTGGAGCATCTCTACAAAAACCATTGTCCTTCGACATATGAAGCAATTCAAAGAAATGAAAGCCTTTATCTATAGTCACAGGGTAACAAACTTTTCCAATTGAGACTATAGAGATTTCTGACCTGGTAGATGTCTTCAGGGTGTTCAATTTTATTATGTATTTTAATGTATTTGGTGTTTTAATGTATTCCTGAAGCTGTGCAAATATGTAATTAATCTTGGTATGGATTTTGTGATGGTTAAAAGGTTTTTCTAGGCAAtttctattgattacctatcctcaggagatAGGGCCTCCTATTACATTTCTGGCAGTGTTACATCTTCCAACGACAAAACTAAGGAATTCAAACAGAACTCAGATGGCATAGACAGAACTAAGATGGCATTGCAGAACACATGAACTCAGACAGAATATGAACACTGAGAAACAGACTTCACACTCACCAAAACGAACTATGGCAGAACACAGAAATAGTAAAACAGACTTCACAGTCAGACTTTATTTGCCAACAGACACAGACGGAACCGCAGGACACAGAGACGGACTACATACTCACAGACAGGCATAAACCAAAGACTGCCAAGTGCACAAAACACTCGCCTGCATacctagccagatggaataactatagcatGTACAAGGTATtcattcatattttggccaagatacttaagtccGCGAGtgcacttcaagggtcctcattgtcttgtggatccctactctaacgagacaactaaacCCAGGAAACCTGCTCACATGCGGGGCAATCATCCCGACAGGGACAACCCTGTGCTGGAAGCTAGGGATCTACCTCGTCCTAGATGATAAACAATCCACAGCAAGAACATGACACTGATTACATCTtaacacacactgaacatgcccaCCCACAACCTATGTCTGGCCACATGCGCAGAAATgcaagaacatgacactgttcacactgaacatactgAAAGCTGCACAGAACATCAGGAACATAAcattgttcacactgaacatactgaaagctgcacagacacataggaacataacactgttcacactgaacatactgaacaagcagggaaAGGACAGCAGccactagcagaggagctggtatatatgagcaacagacccagagaattggctggctggagcaatccacagcCAGCTCTATCAACCCTACCAAATATTATATCA
This window contains:
- the LOC136610042 gene encoding alpha-1,4-N-acetylglucosaminyltransferase-like; the protein is MQPQPLVLCAIESAARVYQDRPVVFFMKGFRDVDLEDNEKQIRYFPTLSSRKNIYIFPLVMDEILKGTPLHSWYNKSNPEKERYWIHTLADSCRLALIWKYGGLYMDTDIITFRPVPCKNFLAGQHSKYSSNGIFGFSSNHNFTWACMESFVQNYNGGVWGFQGPTLFTRILKQLCDLPDFEDIKDISCGNISFLHPRRFYPIGYGGWTQFYKVWNKFPTFNDSYAVHLWNYMNQKQRRTMVPGSNTLVEHLYKNHCPSTYEAIQRNESLYL